The sequence AACGCCGCGCTCTTCGACGACGGCAAGGACGCGGAACTCGCCCAGGCGAGCGTCTACTCGACGTCGCAGTACGGCGGGACCGGCTACCTCAACACCGACTGGGCCTACCACTACTTCCGCGGTTCGATGCCGTCCGGCCGGATCAACATCGGCCTGCCGTACTACACCCGCGGCTTCAAGAACGTGCAGGGCGGCACCAACGGCCTCTGGGGCAAGGCGGCTTCGACCGACTGCCCGGCGGGCGCGGGCCTGACCAAGTGCGGTGACGGCGCCGTCGGCATCGACAACCTCTGGCACGACGAGGACACCGCCGGCAAGGAGTCGCCCGCCGGCTCCAACCCGATGTGGCACGCCAAGAACCTGGAGAAGGGCATCGTCGGCGACTACGTCACGGACTACGGGTTCCCCGCGGACACGAAGCTGACCGGCACCTACGTCCGCAACTACGACTCCACCCTGGTCGCGCCCTGGCTGTGGAACGCCGAGAAGAAGGTCTTCCTCTCCACCGAGGACGAGCAGTCCGTGCAGGCCAAGGCGGACTACGTGGCCGACAAGGGCATCGGCGGCACGATGATCTGGGAGCTGGCCGGCGACTACGGCTGGGACGCCGCCAAGGGGCAGTACGAGCCCGGCTCGACGCTCACCTCCACGATGTACGACACCTTCAAGAACGCCGCGCCGTACGGGGCCACGCGCTCCACCATCGACCTGCCGACGCGGGCGCTGGACATCGACGTCTCCTTCGGCCAGTTCCCGCTGGGCGACTCCAACTACCCGATCAGCCCCAAGCTGACGATCACCAACAACACGAAGACGGCGCTGCCCGGCGGCACGGAGTTCCAGTTCGACTACTCCACCTCGGCGCCCGCCAACGCCAAGGACCAGTCGGGCTTCGGCACCACGATCGTGCGCAGCGACCACACCGCGGCGAACAACATCGGCGGGCTGAAGGGCGACTACAACCGCGTCTCCCTGAAGCTGCCGTCCTGGCAGAGCCTGGAGCCCGGCGCGTCGGTCCAGGTCGACTTCGTCTACTACCTGCCGACCTCCACGCCGTCCAACTGGACCGTGACCTTCGGCGGCACGTCGTACGCCCTCGCGGCGGACCTGGCCCGCGGCACGACGCTCGTCGAGCCGGACACGGGCTCGACTCCGACGCCCGACCCGTCCGGCTCCACCGGCCCGAGCCCCGACCCGTCGGGCGGCGCGTGCACGGCGGCGGAGTGGAACGCGAGCGCGGAGTACGGCACGGGTACGACGGTCAGCCACGGGTCGCACCAGTGGAAGGCGAAGTGGTGGACGAAGGGCGAGACGCCCGGGTCCACGGGCGAATGGGGCGTCTGGCAGGACCTGGGCGCCTGCTGATCCCCCTCCGGGGCGGGGCCCTTGGGCGGGCGGCATCCCCGGGGGCCCGCCCGGGTCCGGGGCAGAGGGTTCCGTCCTCAAGCGCCGGACGGGCTTGAGTGGGGCGCCGGCCCCCACGGAGTTTGCCCCGTCCCGGGCCGACCGGTTCCGTCCTCAATCGCCGGACGGGCTGAAGAGCACGCCTGCGCCTCCCGGGTGGGGTCCGGGGTCCCTCCGGGGCGTCTCCTCAGACGACGAACGTTCGGCGGGTACGCAGCCGTGCCCGGGTATCTGTTCGTCGTCCTGCGGGGACTCCCCTGCACGCCCCCGAACCGGCCGCCACGCGTCTGGACGCCGGTGGAACGACTGTCGCAGACGCATACGCGTCCGGGTGGGGGCGTGCAGGGCAGTCCCCGCAGAAAATGGCGTACGACCCGGGTCCTCCGCGTCGTCGGGTGAACACGCCATTTTTGAGGAGTCTGCCCGGAGGGACCCCGCCCCCACCCACCGGACGGTGGGCGGCCCGCACCCTACGGAGGAGGGCCACCCCCAGCCCGTCCGGCGATTGAGGACGGACCCCCCACCCCCGCCGGGGCGAACAACGCGTCCTGGGCCGCCTCCCGCGCCACCAGCAGCGCCCCCCGCAGGACCGCCGTCCCCCCGAGCCGTCCCGCCCGTACCCCCGTCCGCAGCGGGGACATCGATTCCAGCCGCTCCGACACCCGAGCGGCCAACGCGTCGCCCCCCGCATGGCCCACCTCGCCCGACAGGAGCACGAGCCCCGGGTCCAGGACCGAGGCGACGGCGGCGACACCCAGCGCGAGGCGGTCGGCGAGGGCGCCGAGGTACGCCTCGCCGTCACCCTCCCCCGCGAGCGCCGCCCGTACGGCAGCCGCCGCCCCCGGCTCCTGACCCACCGCCGGGGCGACGATCCCGTGCGTGGCGGCGAGTTCGCAGAGCGGCACCGAACCGGCCAGGGAGTGGAAGCCCCCCTCGCAGTTGACGGCCGACGGCGTCCCGACCGTGCCGGGGACCGGCAGGAACCCGATCTCCCCCGCACCGCCCGACGCGCCCCGCCGCAGCTTCCCGTCCAGCATGAGTGCCGCGCCCACCCCGTGCCCCAGCCAGAGCAGGACGAAGGTGTCGGAGTCGTGCGCGGCACCGGCCCGGTGCTCGGCGACCGCGGCGAGATTGGTCTCGTTCTCGACGAGCACGGTCGCCGGCAACCGCTCCTGGAGCACCCGGACCAGGCTGCGGTGCCACGAGGGCAGCCCGGTGGTGTCCCGCAGCTCCCCCGTGACGGGATCGACGAGTCCGGGCGCCCCGATGCCGACGCTGTGCAGGGGCGCGCTCCCCGCGCTGCGGGCGGTGGTCGCCAGGAGTGCGGCGGCCTGCTCGACGGCGTCGTCCCCCTCCGTGTCGCTCCCGATCGGCAGGGTCGCCTCGGCCAGCGTCGCGCCCAGCAGATCGGTGACCACGACGGCGACGCTGTCGGTGCGCACGTCGAGGCCGGCCAGCAGGGCGCGGTCCGCGACGATCCCGTAGAGCCGGGCGTTGGGCCCCCGGCGCACGGCGCCGCTCTCGCCGACCACATGGATCAGACCCGCGCCCTGGAGGCGCTCGACCAGGTCGGCGACGGTGGGCCGGGAGAGCCCGGTGAGGGTCTTCAACTGCGTGGCCGTCAACGGGCCGTCCTGCTGGAGGAGCCGCAGGGCGAGCCGGTCGTTGATGGCCCGAGCGGTGCTCGGTGATGCGGGCATGCCGGGATCCTTCCAGATCACCGCCGCGGTGGAGGACCGGGCGGTCTATTTATCAGGCAGGGTTCCTGATAGTTTACGGGCCGCACATCGAGGCGACGGACTCAGGGGAGGGCACGGCGGTATGACATCGGATTCCACGGCAGCGGTCTTCGGCTCACACGAGGTGAGGCGGGCCAGGTATGCCGTCGCGGCGGTCTTCACCGTCCACGGCGCGGTGACGGGCAGCTTCGCCACCCGGGTGCCCTGGATCCAGGACCACGCCGGAGTCAGCGCCGGTCAGCTCGGCCTCGCCCTGGCGTTCCCCGCGATCGGCGCCTCGGTCGCGATGCCGCTGGCCGGCGCGGTCAGCCACCGCTTCGGCGCCCGGACCGCCCTGCGCGGACTGCTGGCCCTGTGGACGCTGGCGCTGATCCTGCCCTCGCTGGCGCCCGGACTGCTCACACTGTGCACGGCGCTGTTCTTCTACGGGGCGTCGGCCGGCATGTCCGACGTGGCGATGAACGCGCTCGGGGTCGAGGTGGAGAACCGTCTCGACAAGTCGATCATGTCGGGGCTGCACGGGATGTGGAGCGTGGGCGCCCTGATCGGCTCGGCGGCGGGCACGGTGGCCGCTCATCTGGGGGCCGACGCCCGGCTGCACCACCTCATAGCCGCCCTGGTCCTGACCGCCCTGGGGCTGATCGCCTGCCAGTGGGTGCTCGACCTGCGCAGCGAGCCGGACGAGGAGCCGCCGCCGCGCTTCGCGCTGCCGCCGAAGTCGGCCCTGGTCATCGGTGCGGTGGGCTTCTGCGCGGTGTTCGCGGAGGGCGCCAGCCTGGACTGGTCGGCGGTCTACCTCCGCGACACGCTCGACAGTTCGGCCGGTCTCGCGGCGGCTTCCACGACCGCGTTCGCACTGACGATGGCGGTCGCCCGGATCGCCGGCGACCGGGTCGTCGACCGCTTCGGCGCGGTGCGCACCGTACGGTCCGGTGGCGTCCTGGCCACGGCCGGCGGGGTGCTGGTCGTCGTCGCCCCGCACCCGGCCCTGGCGATGTGCGGCTTCGGTCTGATGGGGCTCGGGATCGCCGTGGTGGTCCCGCTCGCCTTCGCCGCGGCGGGGCGCAGCGGCCCCAAGCCGGCCCAGGCCATCGCGGGCGTCGCGACGATCACGTACACCTCCGGGCTGATCGCCCCGTCGGCGATCGGTTCACTGGCCGAGGCGACCTCGCTGGTGGTGTCGTTCGGGCTGGTGTCCGTGCTGGCGTTCGGTCTGGTGCTGGGTGCCGGGGTGCTGCGGGCCGGTGACCGCAAGGTGTCCGGGGCCGGAACCGGGGCCGGTACGCGGGACGTGCCGGCGGCCGAGCCCCGCCCCTGACGCGGCCGGGCGAACCGGAGCGGGTGGGTCCGGCCGGGAGGCGCGCACCGGCCGGAACTACCATGGCGCTGATCTTTTCCGCGATGAGCGCCGAACCGGGCGAGGTGCCGGGCTCACGCACCTATACACAGGGAGCAACCATGGGCCTCGGCGTGCGCTGGACCTTGCACGGCGACGGGAAGACGCCGGCACCCGGAGCGGTGGTCCGTCCCGACGAACGGCTCTCCTGGCCCCGGACCTTCGGGCTCGGCGCGCAGCACGTGGTCGCCATGTTCGGCGCTTCGTTCGTCTCGCCGGTTCTGAT comes from Streptomyces sp. Mut1 and encodes:
- a CDS encoding chitinase C-terminal domain-containing protein, which gives rise to MLSPTRARATLLAAGASVAALLLGSLAATPSQAADQESCRPDGLYETPGVSVPYCSVYDSEGREKMGADHPRRVIGYFTNWRTGKDGKPAYLASDIPWDKVTHLNYAFAHVDGANKLSVGTDGPENASTGMTWPGVAGAEMDPDLPYKGHFNLLNKFKKQYPNVKTMVSVGGWAETGGYFDDSGERVDSGGFYSMATNADGSVNQAGIDTFADSAVAFIQKYGFNGVDIDYEYPTTMKDAGNPLDWTLSNARRAGLVKGYAALMKTLREKLDRASAADGTHYLLSVAAPSSGYLLRGMETFQVQKYLDYVNIMSYDLHGAWNEYVGPNAALFDDGKDAELAQASVYSTSQYGGTGYLNTDWAYHYFRGSMPSGRINIGLPYYTRGFKNVQGGTNGLWGKAASTDCPAGAGLTKCGDGAVGIDNLWHDEDTAGKESPAGSNPMWHAKNLEKGIVGDYVTDYGFPADTKLTGTYVRNYDSTLVAPWLWNAEKKVFLSTEDEQSVQAKADYVADKGIGGTMIWELAGDYGWDAAKGQYEPGSTLTSTMYDTFKNAAPYGATRSTIDLPTRALDIDVSFGQFPLGDSNYPISPKLTITNNTKTALPGGTEFQFDYSTSAPANAKDQSGFGTTIVRSDHTAANNIGGLKGDYNRVSLKLPSWQSLEPGASVQVDFVYYLPTSTPSNWTVTFGGTSYALAADLARGTTLVEPDTGSTPTPDPSGSTGPSPDPSGGACTAAEWNASAEYGTGTTVSHGSHQWKAKWWTKGETPGSTGEWGVWQDLGAC
- a CDS encoding ROK family transcriptional regulator, whose protein sequence is MPASPSTARAINDRLALRLLQQDGPLTATQLKTLTGLSRPTVADLVERLQGAGLIHVVGESGAVRRGPNARLYGIVADRALLAGLDVRTDSVAVVVTDLLGATLAEATLPIGSDTEGDDAVEQAAALLATTARSAGSAPLHSVGIGAPGLVDPVTGELRDTTGLPSWHRSLVRVLQERLPATVLVENETNLAAVAEHRAGAAHDSDTFVLLWLGHGVGAALMLDGKLRRGASGGAGEIGFLPVPGTVGTPSAVNCEGGFHSLAGSVPLCELAATHGIVAPAVGQEPGAAAAVRAALAGEGDGEAYLGALADRLALGVAAVASVLDPGLVLLSGEVGHAGGDALAARVSERLESMSPLRTGVRAGRLGGTAVLRGALLVAREAAQDALFAPAGVGGPSSIAGRAGGGPPP
- a CDS encoding MFS transporter; translation: MTSDSTAAVFGSHEVRRARYAVAAVFTVHGAVTGSFATRVPWIQDHAGVSAGQLGLALAFPAIGASVAMPLAGAVSHRFGARTALRGLLALWTLALILPSLAPGLLTLCTALFFYGASAGMSDVAMNALGVEVENRLDKSIMSGLHGMWSVGALIGSAAGTVAAHLGADARLHHLIAALVLTALGLIACQWVLDLRSEPDEEPPPRFALPPKSALVIGAVGFCAVFAEGASLDWSAVYLRDTLDSSAGLAAASTTAFALTMAVARIAGDRVVDRFGAVRTVRSGGVLATAGGVLVVVAPHPALAMCGFGLMGLGIAVVVPLAFAAAGRSGPKPAQAIAGVATITYTSGLIAPSAIGSLAEATSLVVSFGLVSVLAFGLVLGAGVLRAGDRKVSGAGTGAGTRDVPAAEPRP